One genomic window of Saccopteryx bilineata isolate mSacBil1 chromosome 4, mSacBil1_pri_phased_curated, whole genome shotgun sequence includes the following:
- the CLDN6 gene encoding claudin-6, whose amino-acid sequence MASAGLQILGIILTLLGWVNALVSCALPLWKVTAFIGNSIVVAQVVWEGLWMSCVVQSTGQMQCKVYDSMLALPQDLQAARALCVITLLVALVGLLIYLGGAKCTTCVEDKDSKARLVLTSGIIFVISGVLTLIPICWTAHAIIQDFYNPLVAEALKRELGASLYLGWAASGLLLLGGGLLCYTCPSGGSQGSSHYLARYSASIPRANSQGPSEYPTKNYV is encoded by the coding sequence ATGGCCTCTGCTGGTCTGCAAATCCTGGGGATCATCCTGACACTGCTTGGCTGGGTGAATGCCCTTGTGTCTTGTGCCTTGCCTTTGTGGAAGGTGACCGCCTTCATCGGCAACAGCATCGTGGTGGCCCAGGTGGTGTGGGAGGGGCTGTGGATGTCCTGTGTGGTACAGAGCACGGGCCAGATGCAGTGCAAGGTGTACGACTCAATGCTGGCGCTGCCCCAGGACCTGCAGGCTGCCCGAGCCCTCTGCGTCATCACTCTCCTCGTCGCCCTGGTTGGTCTACTGATCTACCTCGGTGGTGCCAAGTGTACCACCTGTGTGGAGGACAAGGACTCCAAGGCCCGTCTGGTGCTCACCTCAGGGATCATCTTTGTCATCTCAGGGGTCCTGACCCTGATCCCTATCTGCTGGACAGCCCACGCCATCATCCAGGACTTCTACAACCCCCTTGTGGCAGAAGCCCTAAAGCGGGAGCTGGGGGCCTCTCTCTATCTGGGCTGGGCAGCTTCTGGCCTTTTGTTGCTGGGTGGAGGGCTGCTGTGCTACACCTGTCCCTCTGGGGGGTCCCAGGGTTCTAGCCATTACCTGGCCCGATACTCAGCATCCATTCCACGTGCCAATTCACAGGGGCCCTCTGAGTACCCCACCAAGAATTACGTCTGA
- the CLDN9 gene encoding claudin-9 encodes MASAGLELLGMTLAVLGWLGTLVSCALPLWKVTAFIGNSIVVAQVVWEGLWMSCVVQSTGQMQCKVYDSMLALPQDLQAARALCVIALLLALLGLLVAITGAQCTTCVEDEGAKARIVLTAGVILLLSGILVLIPICWTAHAIIQDFYNPLVAEALKRELGASLYVGWAAAALLMLGGGLLCCTCPPPQMDRPRGPRLGYSIPSRSGTSGMDKRDYV; translated from the coding sequence ATGGCTTCAGCTGGCCTAGAACTCCTGGGTATGACCCTGGCTGTGCTGGGCTGGCTAGGGACCCTGGTATCCTGTGCCCTGCCCCTGTGGAAGGTGACCGCCTTCATTGGCAACAGCATCGTAGTGGCCCAAGTGGTGTGGGagggcctgtggatgtcctgcgTGGTGCAAAGCACGGGCCAGATGCAGTGCAAGGTGTACGACTCAATGCTGGCGCTGCCCCAGGACCTGCAGGCTGCCCGAGCCCTCTGTGTCATCGCCCTCCTGCTGGCCCTGCTTGGCCTGCTGGTGGCCATTACCGGCGCCCAGTGCACCACCTGCGTGGAGGACGAAGGTGCCAAAGCCCGCATCGTGCTCACTGCGGGGGTCATCCTCCTTCTGTCAGGCATCCTGGTTCTCATCCCTATCTGCTGGACGGCCCACGCCATCATCCAGGACTTCTACAACCCCCTGGTGGCTGAGGCCCTCAAGCGGGAGCTGGGGGCCTCCCTTTACGTGGGTTGGGCCGCAGCTGCTCTGCTCATGCTGGGCGGGGGCCTTCTCTGCTGCacgtgccccccaccccagatggACCGTCCCCGAGGACCCAGACTGGGCTATTCCATCCCCTCCCGCTCAGGAACCTCGGGGATGGACAAGAGAGACTACGTGTGA